The DNA window GTACTGCTCGATTAAGGGCTTATTCAACCCCATTTGCTCGCGAATTTGCGCTAACACTTCGGGATTCACCCGCTCGCCCATCATCATCTTTACCGGGTCGCCTGGTAAGATTTGTAAGAGAAAAAATGTTGCACTTACCACCACAAATAACACAGCCAACGACCACAATAACTGTGTTAGGATCTTGCCTATTTTCATAACGTCTATCCTATTTTATTGATTTTTGCTTCTCTCCTAATAAGATACGGCATCCATAGTTCTTGCTTCAGAAACTGTCGCCTTTACTATTGATGCCGATTTTTTTAGGTTTTTTATCCGAGCTTTTTTACTACTCTTTTAAATCACTCATCCAATACTGACCAATACCGTTAAGGAAGACAGGATTTTGCACCCGAGGCTGAACCAAGTAGATCTTCTTGATGTTGGCATAAGGATAGACCGCATAATTATCGCCCACCACAATCTGCTCCACCTCTTCGTACATCAGGCGACGCGCCTCTGGATCGGTAGATTGACGAGCAGTATCAAGCAGCTCATCCACACGATCATTCTTGAGGTTGGAGGACTTCAAATGACTCCAACTACTGTGAAAGAAGGTGTACATCAAGTCATCGGCATCAGGAAAGGAGGCAATCCACCCAGCGTCTTGCATAATAAGTTCGCCCTTATTGCTAAGCTCGGTGTGCTGGCCAATGTCCATCTCACGTGCAGTAATATTGAACCCAGCATCTTTAGCTTTAGCCTGAATCAGTGTCCAGAGTTGACGACGCGTTTGGTTGCCCGTGCGAAAAGAAGCCTCGATATCAATCCCGTTAGGATAGCCAGCTTCATTAAGGAGTTGCTTGGCTTTTTCCGGATTATAGGCAGGAAGCTTGACATTAGGGTTGCGTCCGGGGATGCCCTTGGGTAAGAAATTATCATTTTTATCGAGAATATTCTTGTACACTTGCTCTACAATAAGATCGCGATCCAAGGCATAGGCAAAGGCCTCACGGACTTTCACATCACTAAAAGGAGAGTTGGTAAAGCTAACAATAATCATGTACGTTCCCAAGATATCCTTCTTTTGGATATGGCTAGCAAAGCGTCCACTGGAATACTCTTCATACTTGTCCATAGTCAATTCCACAATATCAATGTTGCCACTCTCATACTCTAAAAGAGCCGTGGTAGGATCATCAAAAAAGTGGAAGTTGAGTTGATCAATCGCAGGGCGGAAGCCTCCCCAATAATGTTCATTGGCCAAAAGCGTTACGCCATCTTTATGATGATACTGCTTAAAGGTATAAGG is part of the Entomospira culicis genome and encodes:
- a CDS encoding ABC transporter substrate-binding protein — protein: MKKSVFSLALLALMSLVLVSCPSAKQEESGKILRVGMINPNAKLDMHLYQWSDLMSISDHVVQPLFAYDDNLNVVPLLTTDYPVISEDGRLYTFTLKEGITFHDGSPMTSADVQFLFQRMFDASVSGQIAIASGSYDMIVGSKELMNGTASGDLRGFTIIDDRTFSIELEMPFAPFIQNLAMSYAGIISKNAYLNTADKESWGISTLIGSGPYTFKQYHHKDGVTLLANEHYWGGFRPAIDQLNFHFFDDPTTALLEYESGNIDIVELTMDKYEEYSSGRFASHIQKKDILGTYMIIVSFTNSPFSDVKVREAFAYALDRDLIVEQVYKNILDKNDNFLPKGIPGRNPNVKLPAYNPEKAKQLLNEAGYPNGIDIEASFRTGNQTRRQLWTLIQAKAKDAGFNITAREMDIGQHTELSNKGELIMQDAGWIASFPDADDLMYTFFHSSWSHLKSSNLKNDRVDELLDTARQSTDPEARRLMYEEVEQIVVGDNYAVYPYANIKKIYLVQPRVQNPVFLNGIGQYWMSDLKE